Proteins from one Diorhabda carinulata isolate Delta chromosome 10, icDioCari1.1, whole genome shotgun sequence genomic window:
- the LOC130898654 gene encoding GTPase-activating protein CdGAPr isoform X1 — protein MTLSCYDMFCVNFAKALCTEVYEMQISEAAGGVPALGAEPCRFPKLEECAHFHYERVQLPQLTVTLQTNMDQSLHSQHTNDDTDVEWFMVQVTSGDACWIIQRNFENFRMLDDQLHQCIFDRKISQLQDLAGQSLNDEDLETKLIVYLERFSKIADNSVNCGPVLNWLQMDNKGHRLLVPSEESRSINTPAVAAAYSVRRYVSQARDELNLEVGDMISVIDMASPGESMWWRGKRGFQVGFFPQHCVHIIGDKVPRNMPLPPPVVGSLALTPIKPVLRRHGKLITFFRSFILNRPSRRRLKQSGILKERVFGCDLGEHLLNSGNDVPMVLKCCAEFIEKHGIVDGIYRLSGVTSNIQKLRNAFDEDRIPNLCTEDILQDIHSVASLLKMYFRELPNPLCTYQLYQSFVNAVQGCNTAIRNSESDHDRLLKMRETVQKLPPPHYRTLEYLMRHLAKVAKNGASTGMTTRNVAIVWAPNLLRCEALEVGGVAALQGVGVQAVVTEFLICYTDLIFCDHLPNLDQPTMTNESLLSKKCRPNSLAISTPTKLITLEEARNKHLPNKNEDCNYIEVGGGPKNLPKKYHTIIELPSGARKRGHTKRSPSGWRMFFSKSRNQTQGNVSKNRKASTPVTMNEKFVTESDLTEMKRKLRSVKSAESLTSGHSEPASCEDILGPLHSLHKPPGHNRSVSHDSYFDTLQNSQNNSEGSLLDLSEIQINFELEESEMRIFSEDESLVSSPRMHKETQRRVLTRARPEEYNSATNSVNPSPKKQPRVVLSPESHTRKRTRLEDQLSDIQYIDCNTPDNVVSTTAVIHPFPESPVIQTNKLFDSYQPKNKSPRNSDNLEKSGKRQSLDIENNKVKSVVPKSLTDLDLTQSYLGSNSLLTTPTPGSPVYKQLGESSANTTPAISPTYDSSSESTFQKTEQKSPTSKTHNYENIKTTISITYRSPPRSTPASPLKPPIGNIYENVILNTEKVDIPTSTASLPIQEASLTVNGEYTTDRPKSLSALEDLTSVNDSTIKNNLSSGAVCNTSEQYSLGSYNDQKTFSSNQSSTSNIQYTASISSAPYHHHVDNSDRFSHSDLSLSEVVESSLDNLSTSQTSLSFPASPSKNSASPNVSPTQIYDCSSQEILTPLTPTETKNTSEGLSIENLENLPPEGEECPVNLIEFSPTESRFSNNDKRKSDETESIDDTSIYQQVKYFRRSVHEVNALLDGENEKIDDDQEKNALLVKNECQEDTYDSLESENVHLYENIKGESMRSVNLYENVEIKTDKEENEVNDSVCTVEDKKEEVDISSAPGDNPVLHLEESDDSTNISNCHRLMKFYEKDSLPPCLRARNLKHQIKTRSLDEEAFEKEFGTNRGRRTSFDERIGHRNNSLSYKTNSLPKTLNQPKSLPLDDGKVDSLHLAHSSENINTNLSEEEQQKKRERIERYKEERRRILQDRYRSESFKEDKEVLLTRLRIYKPKEETIEISKIVEVERPPRHRRRSSRSEDSDGQEPTAKLEESSKQDIENIKPVSRLDNSSKITSRFEEDEETVKEKSDSTTLVGDKPKTMKESLKSRAAIFEQNTQKISPPTSLIIQKNRPLKQTKNIQDGREKSVNSLENREKLNSVEYRDKLYGRIEKKESLDEELKDLDFIRHKRRDGEILKEKRHTFDTRERETEAERLRRISLDSRSPRKEKASPTYCIKDMKAIFESKSKQ, from the exons ACAAAACTTATCGTCTACCTGGAACGTTTCAGTAAAATAGCCGATAATTCGGTAAATTGTGGTCCTGTGTTAAATTGGCTTCAAATGGACAACAAAGGACATAGATTGTTGGTGCCGAGCGAGGAAAGTCGATCGATCAACACGCCGGCCGTAGCTGCCGCTTACAGTGTGCGTAGATATGTCTCGCAg GCTCGAGATGAATTGAATTTAGAAGTAGGTGATATGATTTCCGTCATTGATATGGCCAGTCCAGGAGAATCGATGTGGTGGAGAGGAAAGAGGGGATTCCAAGTGGGATTTTTTCCGCAACATTGTGTTCATATCATCGGAGATAAAGTACCGAGAAATATGCCTCTACCGCCACCTGTCGTTGg GTCTTTAGCATTAACACCGATTAAACCAGTTTTGAGAAGACACGGTAAACTGATCACATTCTTTAGgagttttattttgaacagGCCATCGAGGAGGAGATTGAAACAATCAGGAATTTTGAAAGAGAGAGTATTCGGATGCGATCTCGGGGAGCACCTGCTCAATTCGGGCAATGACGTACCGATGGTGTTGAAATGTTGCGCCGAATTCATCGAGAAGCACGGAATCGTCGATGGAATTTACAG ATTATCCGGAGTTACTTCAAATATTCAGAAACTCAGAAATGCTTTCGATGAAGACAGAATACCTAATTTGTGTACAGAAGATATTCTGCAAGATATTCACTCGGTTGCATCTCTTTTGAAAATGTACTTTAG aGAATTACCAAATCCGTTATGCACTTATCAATTGTATCAAAGTTTCGTAAACGCTGTACAAGGTTGCAACACTGCAATAAGAAATTCTGAATCTGATCACGATAGACTGTTGAAGATGAGAGAAACCGTACAAAAACTTCCTCCGCCACATTACAG GACTCTGGAGTATTTGATGAGGCATTTGGCAAAAGTAGCCAAGAATGGAGCGAGCACGGGTATGACAACTAGAAACGTTGCCATAGTTTGGGCTCCAAATCTATTGAGGTGCGAAGCTTTGGAAGTAGGGGGTGTGGCTGCTCTGCAAGGGGTTGGAGTACAG GCGGTAGTGACGGAATTTTTGATCTGTTACACCGATCTAATATTCTGTGATCATTTACCTAACTTAGATCAACCGACTATGACCAACGAAAGTTTATTATCGAAGAAATGTCGACCTAATAGTCTAGCAATTTCGACACCAACAAAATTGATAACATTAGAAGAGGCTAGAAATAAACATTTACcgaataaaaatgaagattgtAATTATATCGAAGTAGGTGGAGGACCAAAAAATCTCCCGAAGAAATACCATACTATTATAGAATTACCATCAG GTGCCAGAAAAAGAGGTCACACTAAACGGTCTCCATCGGGTTGGAGAATGTTTTTCTCGAAATCTAGGAACCAAACTCAAGGAAACGTTTCCAAAAATCGAAAAGCTTCTACACCAGTTACTATGAAT gaaaaatttgtCACGGAATCTGACTTGAcggaaatgaaaagaaaattgaggTCAGTAAAATCAGCGGAAAGCTTAACATCAGGTCATTCGGAACCGGCTAGCTGCGAAGACATTTTAGGACCTCTACATTCCTTACATAAACCTCCCGGTCACAACAG GTCAGTTTCCCATGATTCATATTTCGATACACTCCAAAATTCACAGAACAATTCCGAAGGTTCCTTATTGGATCTCAGTGAAATTCAAATCAACTTCGAATTAGAGGAATCAGAAATGAGAATATTTTCAGAAGACGAGAGTCTAGTTAGTTCACCTAGGATGCATAAAGag acaCAACGACGTGTCCTAACGCGAGCTAGACCAGAAGAATATAATAGCGCTACTAATTCGGTGAATCCCTCGCCTAAAAAACAACCTCGTGTTGTGTTATCTCCCGAATCTCATACGCGGAAACGTACACGATTAGAAGACCAACTATCCGATATTCAGTACATCGATTGTAATACTCCAGATAACGTTGTCTCCACTACGGCTGTGATACACCCATTTCCGGAGAGTCCCGTTATCCAAACGAACAAATTATTCGATTCTTATCAACCTAAAAATAAATCTCCAAGAAACTcggataatttagaaaaatccgGTAAACGACAATCtttagatatagaaaataataaagtaaaaagtGTCGTTCCCAAATCGCTCACCGATTTGGATCTCACTCAATCGTATTTAGGCTCCAACAGTTTATTAACAACTCCAACGCCCGGTTCACCGGTATATAAACAATTAGGCGAAAGTAGCGCTAATACAACACCAGCCATTTCTCCTACTTACGATAGTTCTTCGGAAAGTactttccaaaaaactgaacagAAATCGCCTACttccaaaactcacaattacgaaaatatcaaaactacCATAAGTATAACTTACAGATCGCCGCCGCGTAGTACTCCAGCGTCACCTTTAAAACCGCCAATCGGTAATATATATGAAAACGTCATATTAAACACAGAAAAAGTTGATATACCCACGTCTACAGCCTCACTACCTATACAAGAAGCCAGTTTAACTGTAAACGGTGAATATACAACCGACAGACCTAAAAGTCTTAGCGCTTTAGAAGATTTAACGTCCGTTAATGattctacaataaaaaataatttaagttcCGGCGCTGTTTGTAATACCAGCGAACAATATTCCCTCGGTAGCTACAACGATCAAAAAACTTTTAGTTCAAATCAATCCAGTACATCTAATATCCAATATACGGCTAGTATCAGCTCTGCTCCTTATCATCATCACGTCGACAATTCGGATCGTTTCAGTCACAGCGATCTAAGTCTAAGCGAGGTAGTGGAAAGTTCCTTAGACAACTTAAGCACTAGTCAGACTTCTCTTAGTTTTCCGGCAAGTCCTTCGAAAAACAGCGCTAGTCCTAATGTTAGTCCGACGCAGATCTACGATTGTTCCTCGCAAGAAATATTAACACCTCTCACTccaacagaaacaaaaaataccAGCGAAGGTCTTAGcattgaaaatttagaaaacttaCCTCCGGAAGGTGAGGAATGTCCAGTAAATTTAATCGAATTCAGTCCTACAGAAAGTAGATTTAGCAACAACGATAAAAGAAAATCAGATGAAACCGAATCGATTGACGATACATCTATTTATCAACAAGTTAAGTACTTCAGAAGATCCGTACACGAGGTGAACGCCTTATTGGACGGggaaaacgaaaaaatagaTGACGATCAAGAAAAAAACGCATTATTAGTAAAAAACGAGTGTCAAGAAGATACTTACGACTCGTTAGAATCAGAAAACGttcatttatatgaaaatatcaaagGTGAAAGTATGAGGAGtgtaaatttatatgaaaacgtAGAGATCAAGActgataaagaagaaaatgaggTGAATGATTCTGTTTGTACAGTAGAAGATAAGAAAGAAGAAGTAGATATTAGTAGCGCGCCTGGTGATAATCCAGTATTACATTTAGAAGAATCTGATGATAGTACAAATATCTCCAATTGTCATAG gttaatgaaattttatgaaaaggaTAGTCTACCGCCTTGTTTGCGCGCCAGGAATCTcaaacatcaaataaaaacgCGTTCTTTGGACGAAGAAGCATTTGAAAAAGAATTCGGTACGAACCGCGGTCGAAGAACTTCTTTCGATGAAAGAATCGGTCATAGAAACAATTCGTTGAGCTACAAAACGAATTCGCTGCCTAAAACGTTGAATCAACCTAAATCGTTACCTTTGGACGACGGTAAAGTCGATTCGTTGCATTTGGCACATAGTTCGGAAAATATCAACACAAATTTAAGTGAAGAAGAACAACAGAAGAAGAGAGAAAGGATAGAGAGGTATAAGGAAGAGAGAAGGAGAATTTTACAAGATAGATATAG GTCGGAGTCGttcaaagaagacaaagaagTTCTTCTAACCCGTCTACGTATATACAAACCCAAAGAAGAAACCATCGAAATATCGAAGATCGTCGAGGTCGAGCGTCCGCCGCGCCATCGAAGACGTAGCTCGCGAAGCGAAGACAGCGACGGTCAAGAACCTACCGCCAAGTTAGAAGAATCTTCCAAACAggatatagaaaatattaaaccgGTTTCACGGTTGGACAATTCTTCTAAAATAACCTCGAGATTCGAAGAAGACGAAGAAACCGTTAAAGAAAAATCGGACTCGACGACGTTAGTTGGCGATAAACCGAAAACGATGAAGGAAAGTTTGAAATCTCGAGCGGCGATATTCGAACaaaacacacaaaaaatatCACCGCCAACTAGTTTAATTATACAGAAGAACAGACCGTtgaaacaaaccaaaaatatacaAGATGGTAGAGAAAAATCCGTAAATTCTTTAGAGAATCGTGAAAAGTTAAATTCCGTAGAATATCGGGACAAATTGTACGGGAGGATAGAAAAAAAGGAGAGTTTGGATGAGGAATTGAAAGATTTGGATTTTATTAGACATAAAAGAAGAGACGGTGAAATTTTAAAAGAGAAGAGGCATACTTTCGATACTAGGGAAAGGGAAACAGAAGCCGAAAGGTTGAGGAGAATTAGTTTGGATAGCAGAAGCCCAAG